The segment GTCACGCGCGACGGCTGCGACAACTTCGCCCGCGTCCTCGTCCGCCTGCAGGAGGTCGAGGAGTCCGCGAAGATAATCGAGCAGTGCGTCGACGTCCTCGAGGACTGGCCCGACGAAGACCGCACCATCCAGTCGAACGTCCCACGCACCCTCAAGCCCGAGGCCGACACCGAGGTCTACCGCGCCGTCGAGGGCGCGAAGGGCGAGCTCGGCATCTACATCCGTTCGGACGGTACCGACGAGCCCGCCCGGTTCAAGATCCGGAGCCCGTGCTTCTCGAACCTCTCCGCGCTGCCCGCCATCGCCGAGGGCGAGTACGTCCCCGACCTGGTCGCGTCGCTGGGCAGCCTCGATACGATCATGGGAGAAGTCGACCGCTGAGTCAGTCCTCGACGATGACCTCGACGGCCTCGTCCTCCTCTTCCCCGGCCTCCGAGCTGGAGCCGCGCTCCTGCCAGAGCAGCCCGCCGGCGACCGCGATGACGACCCACGAGCGCCAGTTCGCCAGGTTCAGCGTGTAGCCGATGCCGAACGGCTTCTTCACGAGCATCCCCTCGCCGGGCTCCCAGTACGAGGAGACCATGCGGCTCAGGCTCGGCCGTTCGAAGTTGTACGGAACCCCCAGAATCTCGCCAGAACTCGGTTTCTTGGGCATACCTGTACGTACGTGCGGTTGATTTAAGAAGATTGTCGTCGCGCCGACCGTTCCCCCGACGGCGAGGAGGGGTCCTACGCGTAGTGCTTCTCGAGGTACGCGACGATGTCGTCGGACTCTGGCATCCCCTCGACGCCGTTGTCGGGGTCGACGAGGACAGGGACGCCCGTCTGGCCGCTGACCGCCTTCACCTCGGTTCGCTGACCGTGCGAGCGTGGGACCTCGTGGGTCTCGTACTCGAGGCCGAGCTCGTCGAGCTTGGTCTTCACCTTCGCGCAGAACGGACAGCCGGGCAGGTCGTACAGTTCGAGCGTGGACATGCTGGTCACCGGTTGGTGCCTCGTCATAAAAGGGACGGCGGTCGTGTGCGCCGCGGTCGCCAGACCAGTCAGATGTAGACGGTCCGGACGACGTAGTAGACGACGACGAAGCCAGCCAGCGCCCAGTGGCCGAGACGTACGTCCTCGAAGTCGCCCTGGGCCGCCGAGACGAGGGGGTACGCGAGCAGGCCGCCAGCGATGCCGGTCGCGATGGACGTCGTCAGCGGCATCAGCAAGATGGTCAGCCCGCCGGTGACCGCGCTCGCGTTGTCCTGCCAGTCGATGTCGGTGACGTTCCGCAGCATGAACACCGCGACGATGACGAACGCGACGTACGGTGCGAACGACGGGATGACCGAGAGTAACGGGATGGCGACCAGGGCGAGCAGGAACAGCGCGGCGACGACCAGTGCGGTCATGCCGGTGCGGCCGCCCTCCTCGATGCCGGTCGAGGACTCGATGTACGTCGTCACCGTGGAGGTGCCCACGATGCCGCCGACGGTCGTTCCGACTGCGTCGGCGAGCAGGGGCTTCTCGATCTCGGGGACCTCACCGTTCTCGTCGGTCATGTCCGCGGCGTTGGACAGGCCGACGAGCGTGCCGGCGGTGTCGAAGAAGTCGACGAAGAAGAACGTGAACATCACCATCGCGAACGTCAGCGCCCCGACGTCCGCGAACCCGTCGAGGAACGCGCCGAGCAGCGGCGTGATGTCGTAGTCGGCGGCGGAGTAGCTGAGGTCGCCGACGCCGGGTGCGAGACTCGACGTCGCGGCGGCGAGCTTGATGCCCTCGCCCTCGACCGGGAGCGACCCGATGTCGGCTGTCACGCCCAGCGCCGCGACGACGTAGCTGATGACGCTCGTCCCGAGGATGCCGGCGACGATGGAGCCCTTGACGCCGCGGGCGTAGAGCACGAGCGTCAGGAACACGCCGACGATGGAGACGACCGCGATGGCGTCCTGTGCGAGGACCGGGTTCAGCGTCACGAAGTTCCCGGCGTCGGTCGGCACCTCGACGATACCGATGTCGCCGGCGATGATTCGCATCTGCTGGAGCCCGATGAGCGCGAGGAACAGCCCGATTCCGGGCCCGACGCCGTACTTCACGGGCTCGGGGAAGAGGTTGATGACGTACTCGCGCAGACCGACCAGCGTCAGCCCGATGAACAGCAACCCTTCGACGAAGACCGCCGCGAGGGCGACCTGCCACGTCACCGACGGAATCGTCAGGACGACGGCGACGAAGAAGGCGTTCAGGCCCATCCCGGGGGCGAGCCCGAACGGTCGGTTCGCGTAGAACGCCATCACCAGCATCGCCGCCACGGAGGAGATGATGGTGGTCACAGCGAGGAGCTGGAACTCCATCCCTGGCTCGACCCCGAGCGCCTCGGGAGTGATGACGATGCTCAGGATGGCCGGGTTGACGACGATGATGTAGCTCATCGTCAGGAACGTCGTCAACCCCGCCAGTAGCTCGGTTCTGAGGTCTGTACCGTGCGCTCCGAATCCGAAGTAGTCGGCGAACCAGCTGGACCCACCACCCGAGTCCGAGCCACCCGCCGCACTGTCACTGGAACCCATAATGCACGTACGACCAACCACAAATCTGCCGTACTAAACCATTTCGGAAAACAGGCGAGAAGTTGTACACGCACGTGGATAATTACACGATTGTACCCCGGGAAACGGAGCCCCGTCGGTGGCCCTGCCCGACGGCTCACCCGGTCGGCCGGGCACGGCTGCCTCGGCACGAGCACCGGCTGCGGCCGTCCACACCCCCCGCTCGCGGCTCCACTTTTTATACCATCCCGCCGAACACGGTGGTAGATGCACGTCGCGGACCTGCCGCTGGCCGAGCGCTTCGTCGCGCACTTCGAGGCCCAGGGCGTCGAGGAGCTCTACCCGCCGCAGGTGGCGGCCGTCGAGGCGGGGGTCTGCGAGGGCGAGCGCGTCCTCGCCGCTGTCCCCACCGCGTCGGGCAAGACGTTCGTCGCCCAGCTGGCGATGCTCACCAGCGACGGCCCGGCGGTGTACGTCGTCCCGCTGCGGGCGCTCGCGACGGAGAAGTACGACGAGTTCACCGAACTGCCGGACGTGAGCGTCGGCATCGCGACGGGCGACTTCGACGCGACCGACGAGGACCTCGCGGAGCACGACATCGTCGTCGCCACCAGCGAGAAGGTCGACTCGGCGATTCGGAACGGGGCCGAGTGGATCTCGGCGGTCGACTGCGCGGTCGTCGACGAGATACACCTGCTCGACCAGGACGGCCGCGGGCCGACGCTGGAGGTGACCGTCGCCAAGCTCCGCCGGCTCACCCCCGACATCCAGCTCGTCGGCCTCTCCGCGACGGTCGGCAACGCCGCCGAGATCGCGGACTGGCTCGACGCCGAACTCGTCGCGAGCGACTGGCGACCGGTCGAGCTGAAGACCGGCGTCTACGCCGAGGAGACGGCCGTCTTCGACGACGGCGAGGAGCGCGACATCCCGACCGGCGGCGACCAGCCCGCCATCGCGCTCGCCCGCGACGCCGTGGACGACGGCGGGCAGTGCCTCGTGTTCGTCTCCTCGCGCCGGTCCGCACAGGCGCTCGCCGAGGACCTCGGCGACGAGTTCCTCGACGACGCCGCCGAGGTCGCGGAGGAACTCCGGCTTCTGGCGACGACCGGCACCGGCACCGACCTCGCACGCTCGGCGGCGAACGCCGTCGCGTTCCACCACGCCGGACTCTCGGCGGACCAGCGCCGGGTCGTCGAGGACGCCTTCCGGGACCGCGAGCTGAAGGTCATCGTCGCCACACCGACGCTCGCCGCCGGGGTGAACGTCCCGGCCCGCCGGGTCGTCGTCCGCGACCACGAGCGCTTCGACGGCGAGGGGATGGCTTCGCTCCCCGTCCTCGAGGTCCACCAGATGTTCGGCCGGGCCGGCCGACCCCACCTCGACCCCTACGGCGAGGCGCTGCTCGTCGCCAGCGACGCAGGCGAGGCCGACGAGCTGCGCGGCCGGTACGTCGGTGCCGAGCCCGAGCGCGTCACCTCGAAGCTCGACAGCGAACGCGCGCTGCGCACGCACGTGCTCTCGACGGTCGCGTCGGGGTTCGCAGATTCGAGAGCCGAGGTGCTCGACCTGCTCGACGAGACGTTCTACGGTCATCAGCGCGCCGCCGACGAGCTCGGCTCCGTCGTCGGCGACGTGCTCGACTACCTCGCCGCGGCGGGGATGCTCGACCGCCGCGACGGGCTCGCCGCGACCCGGCTCGGCACGCTCGTCTCCCGCGTCTACGTCGACCCCGTCACCGGCCGGTCCGTCGTCGACGCCATCGAAAGAGCCGGCGACCTCCCACGTGTGACCTCGCTGACGGTGCTCGAACTCGTCTGCGATACGAGCGACATGCCGACGCTGTACGTCCGCAACGACGAGGCCGGCAGGGTGACGGACGCGGCGACCCGGCGCGAGGGCGAGCTCACGAAGTCGGTGATGAGCTTCGACGGCGACTTCCAGCGCTGGCTGGACGTGTTCAAGACCGCGCTGATGCTCGCAGACTGGGCCGACGGCGTCGCGCTGGACGAGCTCGCCGAGCAGTACGGCGTCGGGCCGGGCGACGTGGGCCGCATCGCCGAACGGGCGGCGTGGCTGCTCGCTGCCACGGAGTCCATCGCGGGCTACATCGCCGACGAGGGCGGCGAGGTCGAGCGCGTCGCCCGGGTCATCCGCGAGACACGCGAGGCGCTGGTCGAGCGGGAGGCCTGAGCGGAGGCGGCGCGTGCAGGCGGTCAGAACTCCCGCCCGAACGCGACCAGCAGTGCGACACACCCGACGAACAGGAGCGCCGCCGAGCCAGCCTCGAAGCCGCCGACTGCGAACAGGTACCCGCCGTAGGCGACGCCGACGCCGACCGCCCCGACGACGAGCGAGTGGCCGAGGTGGCGGAGTTCGACGGCTCTGGTCGGACTCTCGGGGGCGAGCTGACGGTCGAGCTCGCTCGCGTGCTGGCCGGCGTCCCACGCGACCATCGCACCCAGCCCGCCGAGCAGCGTCGGCAGTGGCGCGAGCACTGTCCCGGCGAGCAGGACCGCGAAGAGGAGTCCCAGTGCGCCGAACGTGACGGCGGCCCCGACACGACGCCACACCCCCGCGGCGAGGAGCGCAACACCGACGGTGGCGAGCCCGAGAGTGGCGACACCAGCGAGGGCGGCGACGACGACCGCGACCCCGGCGGCGACGAGGCTCGCCCACGCCGCCGTGTGTCCGGCGCGGCTCACAGTCGCTCACCCCGTTCGAGTGCGGTCGACAGCGGCTCGTCCCAGGCCCAGTCCACGACCGTCACGCCCGCCTCCCGCAGGTCGTGGACCCGGTTCTGCCGGGCGAGCCGTGCGAGCGTCCCGCTGGGCGAGTCGGTCGTCGTCGGGTCCGGGCTGACGACCGTCGCGGGGTGGCCGCCGACCTCGAACCGTCGGGCGACCTGCGCGGCGTAGTCGTCACAGAGCGGCGAGAGCAGGAGCACCTGCGCGCCCGTCGGGAGCCGCCGGTGAAGCCGTTCGACGGCGGTCCGTGCGGCGAGGTTCGTCCCCTCCGGGGCCGACGACAGTGCGGGGTGCGTCGCGAGCGTCTCGCGGAACCGGGCGCGATGGGCCTTCCCCGCCCCGGGTGGCACCCAGCAATCGGCCGTGCTGACGGCGGAGAGGCCGACCCGGTTCCCGGCAGCGGTCAGCGCCGGGTACAGCGACGCGACCGCGCCGAGTGCCCGGTCGAGGGCGTGCTCGGACTCCCGGTCGGGGGCGACGTAGCCCGCGCCCCGGGCGTCGACGACGAAGACGACGGTCGCGGCGCGCTCGCGCTCGAACTCCACGGTCGCGAACTCCCCCGTCCGGGCCCAGCGCCGCCAGTCCACCCGCGAGAGTGGGTCGCCTCGGCGGTACTCGCGGGTCGCGTGGAACGTCGTCCCCTCGCCGCCATCGCCGGTCCGTATCTCGCCGGCTGCGCGGGGCCCCTGCCGACGGAGCGGCACCGTCGACGCGGCCTCGAACCGGGGCCGCACCCGGAGCGTCGAATCCGCGGGGAGCAGGCACTCGACCGCGGTCGTCCCCGCGGCATCCCGGACGACCGCCAGCGTCGGGTCGAACGTGTGGCTGCCGCGGCGGGCGGCGACAGCGTACCGAAGGGTCGTCGACTCGCCCGGTGCCAGCGCGACCGCAGCACGTGGGGAGCCGTCGACGACACGGATGCCGGCGGGGACCCCGTCGACCAGACGGCAGTCAGCGACGCGCTCGTCGCCCTCGTTCCGCACCACGAGTTCGACCGGGGCGCGGTCGCCGGGGGCGACGCCATCGTCGGGCAGCGAGCGTTCGACGGCGAGCTCGGGGACGTACTCCCCGTTGAGCCCCGCGGACCCGAGCCGTGCCGCACCGAGGTAGCCGAACGGGAGGGCGGCGAACAGGACGACGGACGGGGACTGCAGCAGCGTTCCGACGGCGAGCGTGCCAACGCCGAGCGCGCGGAGCCCGCGCCAGCGTCCCGTGGAACGGCGCTCGCGGACGACCGGGCCACCGTCGTGGTCGGCGGGCAGCGACGGCACCGTCTCGACCGGCCGCGACGTCTCGACCGCGAACCAGCCAGGGTCGTCGCCGGAGTGGCCGACGCCAGCGACGGTGGCCAGCGCGTCGACCGTCCGCCGCACGTCGTCCCGGACCGACGGCCCGCCACGGAACGGGAGGCGGTCGGCCCAGGAGCGGTCTTCGTCGCTGTTCTCCCCCGACTCGCTGTCGGCGAGGAACGCAGCTGCACGCTCGTCGGCGGTCCAGCTGCCGTCCGCGAGCGCCGCCTCGGCCTCGGCCACAGTTCGGTCGCCGTCGCGCACGAGCACCGAGACGGCGGCCGCCGAGAGTGCCCCCCGTAGGTCGCGGGTGGCGCGTCCGACACGCCCGCTGCCGACGAACTGACCAAGTGCGGTCGTGAGGGTCGCCCCCGGCGGGTCGGTGCCAGCTGCGAACTCGACGGCGGGGAGTCCGCGGTCGTCGTCCTCGGCGAGGACCACGCTGCTGGCGAGCCACGCGGTGAGGCCGAGCGCCGCGACGGCAGCGACGACCGCGCCAGCGGTCCCGACGTCGAGCAGCCCACCCAGGCCGACGGCGACGGCGACCGCACCGCCGACCGTGAGCGGGCGGTTCATCGGTCCCCCTCCACGTCGCCCTCGCTCGTCGGGTCGGCGTCGCCCACATCGGTCGTCGGGGCGGCGTCGTCCACGTCGGTCGTCTGCTCGATGCGCTCCAGCGCCCGCCGTGCCCGGTCCGCGTAGCTCGCGGGGTCGGCCTCGCCGTAGCGCACCGTCTCGAACACGTCGGTCAGTTCGGCGACCGCGTCGGGGCCGAGGCCCGCGTCGACCGCCGCCGCGGCGAACTCGCCGGGCGTCGTCGCCGCTGGCTCCCCGACGTCGAGTGCGGCCGTCATCTCGCGCCACGCCCGATAGACGACGTTGTCGACGGGGCGGTCGCCTGTGGCGAGGCGGTCAGCGGCAGTGCCGGCCGTCGCGGCGACGCGTTCCCGGGCCGCCGCGTCGTCGGGGGCTCCCTCGTCGAGCGACGGCTCCGGGTTCCGGAGTCGGAACCAGAGGAGCCCGAGGCCAGCGAGCCCGACGGCCCCGACGACGGCCAGCCCGGCGAGTCCCGTGCCGCCGGGGCCCGTCGCCGGCATCGACGCGGACCGGTTCCCGGCCCCGAGGGGAGCCAGCCCGCCACCGGCTGGCCTCGATGTGCCGCCACCGACGGCGGTCGTCAGCAGGAACGCGACGACCGCGACGAGAGCACCGAGCGAGAGGACAGCGACCCCGGCCAGCCAGGGGTCGACGGTCTCGGTCGGGTTCTCCCGTCGGAGCGCGGGCAGGAGCAGCGGGACGGCGACGAGCGCGAACAGGCTGACGGCCGCCACGAACGCACGGGCGACGCCCCGCCCGCCACCGGTTCCGACGCTGGCCGTGACGGGCGTCTCTGACGTCGAGAGGGCTGCTGCGAGCGCGACGATGCCGAGGAGGCCGACGGCCGTCGCGAGGAGGGCGCGAGGTCGCATCCGGTCACAAGCGCGAGCGCGGCGAGGAAAAGGCTCAGGGTTCGACGTCGACGAGCGCGCCGACGGGCGCGTCGGTGAGCGCGGCCGCGCGCTCGATGCCGTCGTCGCCGACCGCGATGAGGGCGAAGACGCCGCCGACCTCCGCACCGGCGTGGTCCGCGATGTCGAGCAGCAGCTCCTGGGTCTCGCCGGAGCGGATGAGGTCGTCGACGACCAGGACCGTGTCGCCGGGGGAGAGGGAGGAGGCGGGCAGGTAGTAGGTGAGCTCGATGCCGGACTGGAGGCGCTGGCGGGCCTCGACGAACTCCTCGACGGCGGTCTCCTTGCTCTTTTTCGCGTAGACACAGCGCGCGCCGAAGTAGCTCGCCATCGCCGCCGCGAGCGTGATGCCGTCCGTGGCGGCCGTGAGGACGGCGTCGGGGCGCTCGAACTCGTAGGCGTCGGTGGCGACGGGCGCGACGAGGTCGAGGAACGCCTGGTCGAAGACGGCGGCGGAGTTGTCGACGTACCCCTCGTCGTCGACCTCGATTCTGGCCTCGAGCTCGTCGCCGAGGGCGTCGTGGCCGACGCCGGAGACGACCTCGCGGGCGCGCTCGGCGCTCGGGAGGACGTGACCGTTCACGTAGCGGTTCAGATCGCCCGCCGGGAGACCGGTGACCTCCGCGAGCTCGTCGTAGGTGCGCGTCTCCTTCAGCATCTGGAGCACGTCGACGGCGCGAAGCTGGAGCGCCGCCTTCTCTGCGCGGTTCATAGCGAGTATACACGACTACACAACTATGAATACGTCGAAACGAATAGGCCGGTGATTACACACAGTCGTGTAACATCCGTCCCGTCGAATCCGCGAGACCGCTCAGTCCAGCAGGAAGTCCGGCGCGACGTGCTTCTCGTCGCGCTCGCTGCGGAGGTGGTCGCGGAACTCGTCGATACCGACGTCGTACTCCTGGTTCTCGTTGCGGTCGCGCACCGAGATGTTGCCGGCCTCCTCCTCGTTGCCGCCGACGATGATCATGTACGGCACGCGGTCGTTGTGCGCGCCCCGGATCTTGCGCTCGATGGTGGCGTCGCGGTCGTTGACCTCGACGCGGAACTCGCCGAACTCCTCGGCGACCTCGTGGGCGTAGTCGAGGTTGTCGTCCGAGATGGGGAGGATGCGGACCTGCTCGGGCGCGAGCCAGAACGGGAACTTGCCCTCGAAGTGCTCGATGAGCACCATGAAGAAGCGCTCGTAGGAGCCGTAGACGCCGCGGTGGATCATCACCGGGCGGTGGTGCTCGTTGTCCTCGCCGACGTAGGAGAGGTCGAAGCGCTCGGGCATGTTGAAGTCGAGCTGGACCGTCGGGCCGTCCCACTTGCGGCCGAGGGCGTCCTCGAACGCGAAGTCGATCTTCGGGCCGTAGAACGCGCCGTCACCCTCCTCGACGACGTAGTCGTCCTCGTGCTCCTCGATGACCCGTTCGAGGATGGACTCGGCCTTCTCCCAGATCTCGTCGCTGCCGACGGACTTCTCGGGGCGCGTCGCGAGGGCGACCTCGTAGTCGAGCTCGAACGTGTCGAGCACCGTGTCGATGGCGTCGAGGATCTGCTCCACCTCGGCCTCGATCTGGTCGGGGCGGACGAACAGGTGGCCGTCGTCGATGGTGAACGCCCAGACGCGGGAGAGCCCGGAGAGCTCGCCTGACTGCTCCTTGCGGTACACCTTCCCGTCCTCGGCGTAGCGCACCGGGAGCTCGCGGTAGCTCCAGGACTGGTCCTGGAAGATGGCGGCGTGGCCCGGGCAGTTCATCGGCTTCAGGCCGAACTCGTCGTCGTCGACCTCGAAGAGGAACATGTCGTCCTCGTAGTTGTCGTAGTGGCCCGAGCGCTTCCAGAGGTCCGTCTTGAACAGGTGCGGCGTCTCGACGTACTCGTAGCCGGAGTCCAGGTTGAGGTCCTCGATGAACCGTTCGAGCTCGCGCAGCACCGTCTTCCCGTTCGGGTGGTACAGCGGCAGCCCCGGTCCCGTCACGTCCTGGATGGAGAACAGGTCCATCTGGTTGCCGATCTTGCGGTGGTCGCGTCGCTCGGCCTCCTCCTTCCGGTCGAGGAACTGTTCGAGGTCGCTCTCGCTCTCGAACGCCGTCCCGTAGATGCGCGTCTGCATCTCGTTGTCCTCGTCACCGCGCCAGTACGCGCCGGCGATCTCGAGCAGGTCGAACGCGCCGATCTCGCCCGTCGACTCGACGTGCGGGCCGGCACAGAGGTCCTCGAAGTCGCCCTGCGAGTAGAACGTGATCTCCGCCCCCTCCTCGTGGAGTTCGTCGAGCAGCTCGAGCTTGTACGGCTCGTCGGCGAGGCGCTCCGTCGCGTCCTCGTAGGACACTTCCTCACGTTCGAGTTCGAGGTCGGCCTCGACGATGTCGGCCATCTCGGCCTCGATGTCGGCGAGGTCGTCGGCGTCGACGTCGATGTCGTCGAAGTCGTAGTAGAAGCCCTCGTCCGTCGGTGGGCCGATGGCGAGTTTCGCGTCGGGGTACAGTCGTTTCACCGCCTGTGCGAGGACGTGGGCGGCCGTGTGTCGCATCACGTCGAGGTACTCGTCGGAGCCGTCGGTGACGATCTCGATGGCCGCGCCGTCGTGGACGACGGCCTCCTTGGCGACGAGGTCGCCGTCTATCTTGCCCGCGACGGTGTCGCGGCCGAGGCCGGGGCCTATCTCGTAGGCGACGTCCTCGACGCTGGCTCCCTCGGGGACGGAGAGTTCCGATCCGTCCGGTAGTACGACCGCTATCTGTGACTCGGATTCTGACTGGGACATGGCTGTTGTGGATGTTGCTGGTCGGTGTCTGCGAACGCGGAGAACGGTAGGTGGACGTTGATGTTGTTAGAAGTGGGCTGCCGCCCGGCCTGTAAAGCAGACACCTACCATCGTACATCTCAATAGCCGAGACTGCAAGAAAAGGGTTGCGATGCGCGCTGTGGTACGTTATCGCACGATTCTACGCGTCGTCGGCATGACTGAGCAGGTCGGTCGCCGTCACGAGTGCCTCCATCTCGACGCCGGCGTCGGCGAGGTTCTCGCGGCCGCCCTCCTCGCGGTCGACGACGATGAGCGCCCGGTTCACGACCGCGCCGGCATCGCGGAGTGCCTCCACGGCGTCGACGGCGGACTGCCCCGTCGTGGCGATGTCCTCGACCACGACGACCTCCTCGCCGGCCTCCAGGCGGCCCTCGACCAGGTTCGCGGTGCCGTACTCCTTCTGCTGCTTGCGAGCGATGACGTACGGCAGGTCCGCCGCCAGCGCAGTCGCGACCACGAGCGGAACCCCGCCGAGTGCCACGCCCGCCAGCTTCGTGTCCTCGACGCGCTCCGCGAACGCGTCGCCGATGCGACGCAGGCAGTCCACGTCCGTCTCGAACAGGTACTTGTCCACGTAGTACTCGCTCGTGCCGCCGTGGCTCAGCTCGAACTCGCCGAAGCGCACCGCGTCGGCCGCCACCAGCGCCGCGATGAGGTCGTCGTCGGTCATTGCACTGAGAGGGGCACCCGGCGACAATAAGGCCCGTGGATTCGTTCGCGGGTGTTTTGGCTGGTGGCGATGAAACTGAATCAGCCGGGTGGCGCGCGCCGACGAGCGTACCGAGCGCAGCGAGTGTCGCTCGTCGTGCACGCGCGAGGGACGAGGAGCGCAGGAACGAGCACCGGTCACGAGACGCTCCGCGTCTCGTGAGCACACCAGAAATCGAAGATTTCTGGGGACGCAGGAGGCTGGGGAGGTTCGAGGGCGGTTACGGTGGGCGGGACTGAAAGGGGCGGCAGGCTACGCGAACCCCGACGCAGCAAGCACCGCAGGAACGAGGAGCACATCGAGTCGCGGGAGCGTAGCCTGCCGGGGCTTTCTGGCTGTTCGTGGTTCCAGCAATCCCCACGATTGAGAGGACTACCGAGGAACGTCCAGGGACTCCACAACCAGATCGAACAGAATCAGACCAGCACCCTCGTCACCACGGTTCCTGTTTCAGGTCGAGCACGTACGCTACCCCGTTGGTCCCGATGTGCAGCAGCGGCGTCACGACGACCACCACCGCGAGCACCGGGATGGTGAACCACTCGCCGAACCACGCCGGGTCCGCCACGGCGGCGAGCGCGAGCGCGCCCACGACGAAGTCCAGCTGGTCCAGGCCGGGGAAGGCGGCCCCACGGTCCCGACCGGTCCGCCGTTTGAGGAACGACGCGGAGACGTCGCCGAGCATCGCGCCGAACGCCAGCCCGAACGCGACCGGCAGCGGGAACGTCGGCAGCGGGATGCCGGCGGCGTCCCCGACCGGTGCGGCGAGTTCGGTGAGGACGAGCGCGAGCGCGACGCCGGTGAGCGTCCCGAGGACGGTCCCGCGCCAGGTCTTCCCGTCGCCCAGGATGCGGCGCTCGCCGAGGTTCCGGCCACCGTCGATGGGCCGCCCACCGCCGACGAGCACCGCCGCGTTGTTCGGCACGTACGCGGGGAGCATCGCCCAGAAGGCGACGACCAGCGTCGACACGACGTCCATGTTCGAGGGATGTGGACCGGCCCCCTTAAGGCGTCTGGGTTGTCGTC is part of the Haloarchaeobius litoreus genome and harbors:
- a CDS encoding DUF5808 domain-containing protein, whose amino-acid sequence is MPKKPSSGEILGVPYNFERPSLSRMVSSYWEPGEGMLVKKPFGIGYTLNLANWRSWVVIAVAGGLLWQERGSSSEAGEEEDEAVEVIVED
- a CDS encoding glutathione S-transferase N-terminal domain-containing protein, with protein sequence MSTLELYDLPGCPFCAKVKTKLDELGLEYETHEVPRSHGQRTEVKAVSGQTGVPVLVDPDNGVEGMPESDDIVAYLEKHYA
- a CDS encoding NCS2 family permease — its product is MGSSDSAAGGSDSGGGSSWFADYFGFGAHGTDLRTELLAGLTTFLTMSYIIVVNPAILSIVITPEALGVEPGMEFQLLAVTTIISSVAAMLVMAFYANRPFGLAPGMGLNAFFVAVVLTIPSVTWQVALAAVFVEGLLFIGLTLVGLREYVINLFPEPVKYGVGPGIGLFLALIGLQQMRIIAGDIGIVEVPTDAGNFVTLNPVLAQDAIAVVSIVGVFLTLVLYARGVKGSIVAGILGTSVISYVVAALGVTADIGSLPVEGEGIKLAAATSSLAPGVGDLSYSAADYDITPLLGAFLDGFADVGALTFAMVMFTFFFVDFFDTAGTLVGLSNAADMTDENGEVPEIEKPLLADAVGTTVGGIVGTSTVTTYIESSTGIEEGGRTGMTALVVAALFLLALVAIPLLSVIPSFAPYVAFVIVAVFMLRNVTDIDWQDNASAVTGGLTILLMPLTTSIATGIAGGLLAYPLVSAAQGDFEDVRLGHWALAGFVVVYYVVRTVYI
- a CDS encoding DEAD/DEAH box helicase, giving the protein MHVADLPLAERFVAHFEAQGVEELYPPQVAAVEAGVCEGERVLAAVPTASGKTFVAQLAMLTSDGPAVYVVPLRALATEKYDEFTELPDVSVGIATGDFDATDEDLAEHDIVVATSEKVDSAIRNGAEWISAVDCAVVDEIHLLDQDGRGPTLEVTVAKLRRLTPDIQLVGLSATVGNAAEIADWLDAELVASDWRPVELKTGVYAEETAVFDDGEERDIPTGGDQPAIALARDAVDDGGQCLVFVSSRRSAQALAEDLGDEFLDDAAEVAEELRLLATTGTGTDLARSAANAVAFHHAGLSADQRRVVEDAFRDRELKVIVATPTLAAGVNVPARRVVVRDHERFDGEGMASLPVLEVHQMFGRAGRPHLDPYGEALLVASDAGEADELRGRYVGAEPERVTSKLDSERALRTHVLSTVASGFADSRAEVLDLLDETFYGHQRAADELGSVVGDVLDYLAAAGMLDRRDGLAATRLGTLVSRVYVDPVTGRSVVDAIERAGDLPRVTSLTVLELVCDTSDMPTLYVRNDEAGRVTDAATRREGELTKSVMSFDGDFQRWLDVFKTALMLADWADGVALDELAEQYGVGPGDVGRIAERAAWLLAATESIAGYIADEGGEVERVARVIRETREALVEREA
- a CDS encoding DUF7519 family protein — translated: MSRAGHTAAWASLVAAGVAVVVAALAGVATLGLATVGVALLAAGVWRRVGAAVTFGALGLLFAVLLAGTVLAPLPTLLGGLGAMVAWDAGQHASELDRQLAPESPTRAVELRHLGHSLVVGAVGVGVAYGGYLFAVGGFEAGSAALLFVGCVALLVAFGREF
- a CDS encoding DUF58 domain-containing protein, translated to MNRPLTVGGAVAVAVGLGGLLDVGTAGAVVAAVAALGLTAWLASSVVLAEDDDRGLPAVEFAAGTDPPGATLTTALGQFVGSGRVGRATRDLRGALSAAAVSVLVRDGDRTVAEAEAALADGSWTADERAAAFLADSESGENSDEDRSWADRLPFRGGPSVRDDVRRTVDALATVAGVGHSGDDPGWFAVETSRPVETVPSLPADHDGGPVVRERRSTGRWRGLRALGVGTLAVGTLLQSPSVVLFAALPFGYLGAARLGSAGLNGEYVPELAVERSLPDDGVAPGDRAPVELVVRNEGDERVADCRLVDGVPAGIRVVDGSPRAAVALAPGESTTLRYAVAARRGSHTFDPTLAVVRDAAGTTAVECLLPADSTLRVRPRFEAASTVPLRRQGPRAAGEIRTGDGGEGTTFHATREYRRGDPLSRVDWRRWARTGEFATVEFERERAATVVFVVDARGAGYVAPDRESEHALDRALGAVASLYPALTAAGNRVGLSAVSTADCWVPPGAGKAHRARFRETLATHPALSSAPEGTNLAARTAVERLHRRLPTGAQVLLLSPLCDDYAAQVARRFEVGGHPATVVSPDPTTTDSPSGTLARLARQNRVHDLREAGVTVVDWAWDEPLSTALERGERL
- a CDS encoding DUF4129 domain-containing protein, which encodes MRPRALLATAVGLLGIVALAAALSTSETPVTASVGTGGGRGVARAFVAAVSLFALVAVPLLLPALRRENPTETVDPWLAGVAVLSLGALVAVVAFLLTTAVGGGTSRPAGGGLAPLGAGNRSASMPATGPGGTGLAGLAVVGAVGLAGLGLLWFRLRNPEPSLDEGAPDDAAARERVAATAGTAADRLATGDRPVDNVVYRAWREMTAALDVGEPAATTPGEFAAAAVDAGLGPDAVAELTDVFETVRYGEADPASYADRARRALERIEQTTDVDDAAPTTDVGDADPTSEGDVEGDR
- a CDS encoding phosphoribosyltransferase family protein; the encoded protein is MNRAEKAALQLRAVDVLQMLKETRTYDELAEVTGLPAGDLNRYVNGHVLPSAERAREVVSGVGHDALGDELEARIEVDDEGYVDNSAAVFDQAFLDLVAPVATDAYEFERPDAVLTAATDGITLAAAMASYFGARCVYAKKSKETAVEEFVEARQRLQSGIELTYYLPASSLSPGDTVLVVDDLIRSGETQELLLDIADHAGAEVGGVFALIAVGDDGIERAAALTDAPVGALVDVEP